The following proteins come from a genomic window of Miscanthus floridulus cultivar M001 chromosome 2, ASM1932011v1, whole genome shotgun sequence:
- the LOC136535850 gene encoding uncharacterized protein, producing the protein MIPVSADVAAELRLLLECATDSNFDSIRRELCQLVDSGLDGCILVLRVCLNQVLLNAGEVKNLQLQQKLLSDVFRYCLHKTCFATSFCEVLTTIALTDDFLESLSNLLELSVAEKVGVGLALSDSEDSEIKQKGQLFSIAQIEELCTNPIQSVSNDQIHEIIVFLHQSDGLSKHMDTLNNVISLLKVTERPFFAPVPNGDFGRQPNPSRHLDMYFGSTDDDFESLLSEIGKEISMADIVAELGYGCTVDNTHCKEILSIVEPLDDVAVSKLLGAVVGTHSGLGEATYATFVSAIRNSHTNDSPQLTKWNTDVLVDSINELAPSTNWVRVMEYLDHEGFNIPDETGFYLLISIYARACKDPFPLHAVCGSLWKNTEGQVSFLKHAVSAPPDKFTFAHSSRHLAFQDLAGPSQGNHAWFCLDLLEVLCQLAEVGYTASVRSMLEYPLGHCPELLLVGLSHISTVYNLLQYEVLSCVFPAVLKDPTKRNVVNYLWHTNPYFTLRGFVDAHSDPDCLLRIVDVCHDLKILSSVLDSTPFAFSIKLAAAALRKDSSHLEKWLTEKLSLYGKGFVEECVNFLKATMSNTDYVLEGTTQPQSIAKNIYWESCYVFIKVLQSHSGQLLSDVILDEIRKLCSLYESRNPSSAVRELTSSEGGSDDIEVEANAYFQHMFSGQISVDSMIQMLGRFKESTDKREVSIFNCMISNLFEEYKFFPKYPDKQLKIAAVLFGSLIKHQLVAHLALGIALRGVLDALRKSVDSKMFMFGTTALEQFMDRVIEWPQYCNHILQISHLRGTHFEMVSAIERALAKISSSQNEPNVGNLLSAEQHVSGSSSMEGIEVSESSWLMGTIPSQLGRLLSSSPLQHRQQGLLGERSKVSMSSLNKSIVSSQPPLASSSADLTINPKTTAPPSLLASPHQSTSVSMNVHTGFLRPRSTSGLPRQPSYTAGFGTALNIETLVAAAEQRDTPIETPPPEVQDKILFMINNISISNMEAKAKEFNEVIQEQYYPWFAQYMVMKRASIEPNFHDLYLKFFDKVNSKSLNKEILKATYENCKVLLRSDLIKSSSEERSLLKNLGSWLGKFTIGRNQALRAKEIDPKSLIVEAYEKGLMIAVIPFTSKILEPCHSSIAYRPPNPWTMGILSLLAEIYNLPNLKMNLKFDIEVLFKNLTVDMKDVKPTSLLKDRLREVEGNPDFSNKDVTASQTPVVAEVPSGTIPSLTHMERQPEINITSRAMSLPNILNQYAAPLRLPTNSTVEDDKVALMMPEQVPSLTQVSPAQTQSPSPSPFSVNQLMAAIPRDEIRFKINPKLGSLGPQLQYSKIMDLALDKANREIILPVIQRSVTIASRTTKELILKDYALESDNNTITRSAHLMVATLAGSLAHVTCKEPLRVALYSNLRNLIQNLMSGTETIEQLIHMLVNDNLDLGCAIIEAVATRQAVELIDVEIAQSFSQRKQREAGGPAYHDTFAYAQGPFARLPEALRPKPGHLSTSQQRVYEDFVHVWNPHSQNVSTTGSGLSGGATASSTLGVPRAYSPNSAPVSSSNSSTIHMSGLTSITQPTELGSDESVTGIAQFSSNPAQVGASESSVLLGGTIGAASTFSPLASNDLPVSATTVTINEISAMVPPPSTSAADRLGSILPEPLDTGDALERYQQVAQKLEALIVNDGKDVEIQSVIAEVPDILRKCVSRDEAALAVAQKVFKSLYDNTSNSTYISWLLATLVAIRDVCKLVVKELTSWVIYSDEDKKFNIEIIFGLIRSELLNLGEYNVHLAKLIDGGRNKVATEFAMSLVQTLITQDSVGVSELYNVVDALSKLARRPGSPESLQQLIEIARNNVSTTTGFVVGKDEKVKLPKDKKVLATRANIEESTANEITLVDSNQVAVLFSEWCQMCNHVSASDAAYSRFVTQLQHDGLLKGDDISEHFFRILTELAVTHSLVSEQIIAPGGSSQQSPQQPHISYFSIDSYAKLVVMVLKYSSVEITPNKASILSKILSVTVRTIQIRC; encoded by the exons atgATCCCCGTCAGCGCCGATGTCGCTGCGGAACTGCGCCTCCTGCTCGAATGCGCTACGGACTCCAACTTCGACTCCATTCGGCGCGAGCTTTGCCAG TTAGTTGACAGTGGCCTGGATGGGTGCATTTTGGTGCTCCGAGTATGTCTGAATCAAGTGTTGCTGAATGCTGGGGAGGTCAAGAACCTCCAGttgcaacaaaagcttttatCTGATGTTTTCAGATATTGTTTGCATAAGACATGCTTCGCAACCAGTTTTTGCGAGGTGCTGACAACGATAGCCTTGACGGATGATTTTCTTGAAAGCTTGTCAAATCTGCTGGAACTCTCAGTTGCTGAGAAAGTTGGTGTTGGACTTGCGCTCTCAGATTCTGAGGACTCAGAGATAAAGCAGAAAG GGCAATTGTTTTCAATTGCTCAAATTGAAGAGCTGTGCACGAATCCTATCCAATCTGTATCCAATGATCAAATTCATGAAATCATCGTGTTTCTGCATCAGTCTGATGGCCTGTCGAAGCATATGGACACTTTAAATAATGTTATATCTCTACTAAAAGTCACAGAGAGGCCGTTTTTTGCACCTGTCCCAAATGGAGATTTTGGTAGACAACCAAACCCTTCAAG ACatttggatatgtactttggtAGCACAGATGATGATTTTGAGTCGCTTCTCTCTGAAATTGGGAAAGAAATAAGCATGGCTGACATTGTAGCCGAGTTGGGTTATGGATGTACTGTTGACAACACTCACTGTAAGGAAATACTTTCCATTGTTGAGCCTCTTGATGATGTCGCTGTATCTAAGTTGCTTGGGGCTGTTGTTGGCACTCATAGTGGTCTTGGAGAGgccacatatgcaacatttgtatctgcTATTCGTAATAGCCACACGAATGACTCACCTCAGCTTACTAAATGGAACACAGATGTTCTAGTGGATTCAATCAATGAACTT GCCCCAAGTACAAACTGGGTGCGTGTAATGGAATATCTTGATCATGAGGGTTTCAATATACCTGATGAAACAGGCTTTTATCTATTGATATCTATATACGCACGTGCTTGCAAG GATCCATTTCCACTTCATGCTGTTTGTGGGTCATTGTGGAAAAACACAGAAGGCCAGGTATCGTTCTTAAAGCATGCGGTTTCTGCTCCACCTGATAAATTTACATTTGCACATTCTTCCAGGCACCTG GCATTTCAGGATTTGGCAGGTCCTAGTCAAGGCAATCATGCTTGGTTCTGCCTTGACCTTCTAGAAGTTTTATGCCAACTAGCTGAAGTTGGGTACACTGCATCTGTACGATCAATGCTTGAGTATCCACTGGGACATTGCCCTGAGCTGTTACTTGTTGGTCTTAGCCACATCAGT ACCGTGTATAATCTCCTCCAATATGAAGTACTGTCCTGCGTATTTCCTGCTGTACTGAAGGATCCAACAAAGCGCAATGTAGTGAATTATCTCTGGCATACAAACCCATACTTCACGCTTCGAGGTTTTGTTGATGCTCATAGTGATCCAGATTGTTTGCTAAGAATTGTTGATGTTTGTCATGACTTGAAG ATTCTGTCTTCTGTCCTTGATTCTACTCCATTTGCATTTTCTATTAAATTGGCTGCTGCTGCCTTGAGGAAAGACTCTAGTCATCTTGAGAAATGGCTGACTGAAAAGTTATCTCTATATGGAAAAGGTTTTGTTGAG GAATGTGTTAATTTCCTGAAAGCAACTATGAGCAACACAGATTATGTCTTAGAGGGTACGACACAACCTCAATCTATTGCCAAAAACATATATTGGGAGTCTTGTTATGTCTTCATAAAG GTTCTCCAATCTCACTCGGGCCAGCTCTTGTCAGATGTAATACTGGATGAAATAAGGAAACTGTGTTCTCTGTATGAATCGAGGAATCCTAGCTCTGCTGTAAGAGAGCTTACTAGTTCAGAGGGAGGGTCAGATGACATTGAAGTAGAGGCTAATGCATATTTTCAACACATGTTCTCTGGACAGATAAGCGTTGATTCCATGATACAAATGCTTGGGCGCTTCAAAGAATCTACAGATAAGAG GGAGGTATCAATTTTCAACTGTATGATCTCAAATCTTTTTGAAGAATATAAGTTCTTTCCCAAGTATCCTGATAAGCAGCTTAAGATAGCAGCTGTTCTGTTTG GATCTCTTATTAAACATCAGCTTGTGGCTCACCTTGCGCTTGGAATTGCTCTACGTGGTGTCCTCGATGCCCTGCGCAAATCTGTTGATTCAAAG ATGTTTATGTTTGGTACAACAGCACTGGAGCAGTTTATGGATCGTGTCATAGAGTGGCCACAATACTGTAATCACATATTGCAGATCTCGCATCTTCGCGGAACACATTTTGAAATGGTTTCTGCTATTGAGAGAGCCCTAGCCAAAATCTCATCAAGTCAAAACGAGCCAAATGTTGGCAACCTGCTTTCTGCAGAGCAGCATGTTTCTGGTTCATCATCCATGGAAGGCATAGAG GTGTCTGAATCATCATGGCTGATGGGTACTATCCCAAGTCAACTAGGAAggcttctttcttcttctcctttgcaacatAGGCAGCAGGGTCTTCTTGGGGAGAGGTCTAAGGTTTCTATGAGTTCACTGAACAAGAGCATTGTATCCAGTCAGCCTCCCCTTGCTTCATCATCTGCTGATTTGACTATTAATCCAAAG ACAACTGCTCCACCCTCTTTACTAGCTTCACCTCATCAGTCTACCAGTGTGTCAATGAATGTGCATACTGGATTTCTGCGTCCTCGAAGTACCTCAG GATTGCCTAGGCAGCCTTCATATACTGCTGGATTTGGGACTGCTTTAAATATAGAGACGCTTGTTGCTGCTGCGGAACAAAGAGATACACCAATTGag ACACCTCCACCTGAAGTTCAGGACAAAATTCTTTTTATGATCAACAATATATCCATCTCAAACATGGAAGCTAAGGCAAAGGAATTTAATGAGGTCATACAGGAACAGTATTATCCTTGGTTTGCACAATACATGGTCATGAAAAG GGCAAGCATTGAACCAAATTTCCATGATCTGTATTTGAAGTTCTTTGATAAAGTAAACTCAAAATCCTTGAACAAGGAAATACTGAAAGCCACATATGAGAACTGCAAG GTCTTGTTAAGATCAGACCTTATCAAATCTAGTTCTGAGGAGCGCTCCTTGCTAAAAAACTTAGGCAGCTGGTTGGGAAAGTTCACCATCGGTAGGAACCAGGCACTAAGGGCTAAGGAGATTGACCCAAAATCTCTTATTGTGGAG GCATACGAGAAAGGATTGATGATTGCGGTCATACCATTCACTTCAAAG ATTCTTGAACCTTGCCACTCAAGTATCGCATATCGTCCTCCAAATCCCTGGACCATGGGAATTCTAAGTCTACTTGCTGAAATTTATAATCTTCCAAACCTCAAGATGAATCTGAAATTTGATATCGAG GTTCTATTTAAGAACCTTACTGTTGACATGAAGGATGTGAAACCAACTTCCCTGCTTAAAGATCGTCTGCGAGAAGTCGAGGGAAATCCGGATTTTTCAAATAAAGATGTTACTGCATCTCAAACCCCTGTGGTTGCAGAAGTCCCTTCAGGAACTATCCCATCACTAACTCATATGGAACGGCAGCCTGAGATCAATATCACATCCCGAGCTATGAGCCTTCCAAATATACTTAATCAG TATGCTGCTCCTCTCCGTCTACCTACAAACAGCACGGTAGAAGATGACAAAGTTGCTCTGATGATGCCTGAGCAAGTGCCCTCGTTGACCCAGGTTTCGCCAGCACAAACACAATCACCATCACCATCTCCATTCTCTGTTAATCAG CTTATGGCGGCTATTCCACGTGATGAGATACGCTTCAAAATAAATCCAAAGCTTGGCTCCCTTGGTCCACAATTGCAGTATAGCAA AATTATGGATTTGGCTCTGGATAAGGCTAACAGGGAGATAATACTCCCTGTTATTCAAAGAAGTGTGACAATAGCAAGCCGAACTACAAAAGAACTTATTCTGAAG GATTATGCACTGGAGTCTGATAACAATACGATAACTCGATCTGCACATTTGATGGTTGCAACATTAGCTGGAAGTCTGGCACATGTTACTTGCAAG GAACCTCTTCGTGTCGCACTATATTCCAATCTTCGGAATCTCATTCAAAACCTTATGAGCGGCACTGAAACTATCGAGCAACTTATTCATATGCTAGTCAACGATAATTTGGATCTTGGCTGTGCCATCATTGAGGCTGTGGCAACACGTCAG GCTGTTGAATTGATTGATGTAGAAATAGCACAATCATTTTCACAAAGGAAACAAAGAGAGGCCGGTGGTCCTGCATATCATGATACCTTTGCTTATGCTCAAGGGCCGTTTGCTCGTTTACCTGAAGCACTACGTCCTAAGCCTGGGCATTTATCTACTTCCCAACAAAGAGTGTATGAG GACTTTGTTCATGTGTGGAATCCCCATAGTCAAAATGTCAGTACTACAGGTTCTGGTCTGTCTGGTGGTGCGACTGCCTCGAGCACTCTTGGTGTACCTCGAGCTTACAGTCCAAATTCAGCACCGGTATCCTCAAGTAATTCATCAACTATTCATATGAGTGGACTAACATCTATAACTCAGCCAACGGAACTGGGGTCTGATGAATCAGTTACTGGTATCGCACAATTTTCGAG TAATCCTGCCCAAGTTGGAGCAAGCGAGTCTTCTGTCTTACTTGGTGGAACCATTGGTGCTGCATCTACATTTTCTCCATTGGCATCTAACGACCTTCCTGTCAGTGCAACGACTGTCACAATCAAT GAAATAAGTGCTATGGTGCCACCTCCATCAACATCTGCTGCCGATCGCCTGGGATCTATTTTACCTGAACCTTTGGATACTGGGGATGCTTTGGAGAGATACCAACAGGTTGCCCAAAAG CTGGAAGCATTGATTGTTAATgatggcaaagatgtggaaatTCAG TCTGTTATTGCGGAAGTTCCTGATATCTTACGTAAGTGTGTTAGCCGGGATGAGGCTGCATTAGCAGTAGCACAAAAG GTTTTCAAAAGTTTGTACGATAACACATCAAATAGTACTTACATCTCCTGGCTTCTGGCAACCTTAGTTGCAATACGAGATGTCTGCAAGCTTGTTGTCAAAGAGCTAACAAGTTGG GTAATATATTCAGATGAAGATAAGAAGTTTAACATTGAAATCATTTTCGGCCTTATTCGTTCCGAGTTGCTGAATCTTGGGGAGTACAATGTTCATTTGGCAAAGCTAATTGATGGGGGAAGAAATA AGGTAGCAACGGAATTTGCAATGTCTCTTGTCCAAACATTGATTACTCAAGATTCTGTTGGCGTCTCAGAGCTTTACAATGTTGTTGATGCACTGTCGAAG CTTGCAAGGAGACCAGGTTCACCTGAATCGTTGCAACAATTGATCGAAATTGCAAGGAATAATGTGAGCACCACTACTGGTTTTGTTGTTGGGAAGGATGAAAAGGTGAAACTGCCAAAGGATAAAAAG GTTCTAGCTACCCGGGCAAACATAGAGGAAAGCACTGCTAATGAAATTACACTAGTTGATTCAAATCAG GTGGCAGTCCTGTTTTCTGAGTGGTGTCAGATGTGTAAtcatgtaagtgctagtgatgcgGCATACAGTCGTTTTGTCACACAGTTGCAGCATGATGGTCTGCTGAAGGGAGATGATATCTCTGAACACTTCTTTCGTATTCTCACG GAACTTGCTGTTACACACTCTCTAGTCTCCGAGCAAATCATTGCTCCTGGTGGATCATCTCAGCAATCACCACAGCAACCTCACATTTCATATTTCTCCATTGATTCATATGCAAAGCTTGTGGTTATGGTTCTCAAG TACTCTTCAGTGGAGATAACGCCAAATAAAGCCAGTATACTTTCCAAG ATTCTATCTGTTACAGTGAGAACCATTCAGATAAGATGCTGA